One window of the Hippoglossus hippoglossus isolate fHipHip1 chromosome 9, fHipHip1.pri, whole genome shotgun sequence genome contains the following:
- the abca2 gene encoding ATP-binding cassette sub-family A member 2 isoform X4 encodes MSQALGLTGVTGNQGNDQQALKEVEGILLTGAILETLTCGEGGASELGNILLVPEKQQPALQAYRSALCSGGEGQRSERFRQMSLVLREQINTQSVTEKLHLDQPNSWAPLSQSQLGSLLKDLVNVERLLKDVDMLSGLARLLPKGACAGRSPTSPPNMTWPLNSTTWGPNATDIPREEGEKGSEGGGRAREGKEEAENPHSQFSAFVQLWAGLQPILCGNNRIIEPEALKQGNMSSLGFTSKEQRNLGLLVHLMTTNPKILYSPIGSQVDKVIQKANETFAFVGNVTHYTRVWLNISAQLRTFLEEGRLHSHLVWLHQLSSELQLHPELLNGTDSELMQSLIEGNYSLPNTSTLLEQLDTIDNAACGWTNFMSKVSVDVFKGFPDEDSIVNYTLNQAYQDNVSVFASVIFQTNKDGSLPPHVLYKIRQNSSFTEKTNEIRRAYWRPGPNTGGKFYFLYGFVWIQDMIERAIINTFVGHDVVEPGNYVQMFPYPCYTRDDFLFVIEHMMPLCMVISWVYSVAMMIQHIVAEKEHRLKEVMKMMGLNNAVHWVAWFITGFVQLSISVTALTAILKYGRVLLHSNPFIIWLFLTIYAVATIMFCFLVSVIYSKAKLASACGGIIYFLSYVPYMYVAIREEVAHDKITAFEKCIASLMSTTAFGLGSKYFALYEVAGVGIQWRTISQSPVEGDDFNLGLSMMMLIIDASVYGVLTWYIEAVHPGMYGLPRPWYFPLQRSYWSGSGRVETWDWPWCGGGAARLSVMEEDQACAMDQRRTEEMRGIEEEPSHLPLVVCIDKLTKVYKTGNKLALNKLSLNLHENQVVSFLGHNGAGKTTTMSILTGLFPPTSGSATIYGHDIRTEMERIRQNLGMCPQHNVLFDKLSVEEHLWFYSRLKGMAEEDIRKEMDKMIVDLELSNKRHSLVQTLSGGMKRKLSVAIAFVGGSRAVILDEPTAGVDPYARRAIWDLILKYKQGRTILLSTHHMDEADLLGDRIAIISHGKLKCCGSPLFLKSTYGDGYKLTLVKKQSEGPGQGSQQLPPSSLSPSSSLSPCSEARVTQFIRQFVASCLLVSDSNTELSYVLPSEAVKKGCFERLFQALEQSLDSLALTSLGVMDTTLEEVFLKVSEEDQSLENSDADMKGSPGGSSVGKSSVGSGGLGGTQGETGPSVESVKPEVELSNLVMCSKLTQSQSSLKSSSSIGSVRGDEGGLYADFYGDYCPLFENSQEPDSASLRGDAENRSSPEPEVQEGQGSFKLEGWWLKLSQFHGLIVKRYHCAKRNTKGLFSQIMLPAFFVCVAMTVALSVPEIGDLPPLILSPSQYHNYTQPRGNFIPHANEDRPQYRSKLFPDASPQKIINTLHLPSGVGATCVLKTPFNSTLDQLAQTLNPSANNSKTLAARYFDSMCLDSFTQGVPLSNFVPPPPSPAPSDDPDPRFEDGLWNFTVAPPTTVHEPVTSPPTLPLSIHEPVRCTCSMQGTGFSCPSGVGGRPPLMKVVTGDILVDITGRNVSEYLLFTSDRLRLHRYGGLTVGNIQKSIPASFGVKIPPMVRKIAVRRSAQVLYNNKGYHSMPTYLNVLNNAILRANLPASKGNPSAYGITLTNHPMNRTSASLSLDYLLQGTDVVIAIFIIVAMSFVPASFVVFLVAEKSTKAKHLQFVSGCDPVIYWLANYIWDMLNYLVPATCCVIILFVFDLPAYTSPTNFPAVLSLFLLYGWSITPIMYPASFWFEVPSTAYVFLIVINLFIGITATVATFLLQLFEHDKDLKKVNSYLKTCFLIFPNYNLGHGLMEMAYNEYINEYYAKIGQFDKMKSPFEWDIVTRGLVAMTIEGFVGFLITILCQYNFLRKPPRVPVSCQPIDDDDVDVACERRRVLRGDADNDMLKIENLTKVYKSRKMGRILAVDRLCLGVRPGECFGLLGVNGAGKTTTFKMLTGDECTTGGEAFINGNSILRDLLHVQQSVGYCPQFDALFDDLTAREHLELYTRLRGIPWKDQDRVVQWALEKLELSKYADKPACTYSGGNKRKLSTAIALIGYPSLIFLDEPTTGMDPKARRFLWNLILDIIKSGRSVVLTSHSMEECEALCTRLGIMVNGRFKCLGSIQHLKNRFGDGYMITVRTKSSSSVKEVVRFFNRNFPEAVLKERHHTKVQYQLKSEWISLAQVFSKMEQVVEVLGIEDYSVSQTTLDNVFVNFAKKQSDNLEQQEVLPPGGAQSPLQHILNLLKSRPANTELNALISEAPEELESDDDEGLISFEEERVQLSFNTDTLC; translated from the exons ATGTCTCAAGCCTTAGGCCTCACTGGGGTCACAGGAAACCAAGGGAATGACCAGCAGGCCCTGAAGGAGGTGGAG GGGATCCTCCTGACTGGAGCCATCCTGGAGACCCTCACCTGTGGGGAGGGCGGAGCCAGTGAGCTCGGTAACATCCTTTTGGTGCCTGAGAAGCAGCAGCCGGCGCTGCAGGCCTATCGCAGTGCATTGTGCAGCGGAGgggagggtcaaaggtcagagcgCTTCAGGCAGATGAGCCTGGTGCTGAGAGAACAGATCAACACACAGAGTGTCACTGAGAAG CTTCACCTGGATCAACCCAACTCCTGGGCTCCACTGTCTCAGTCCCAGCTGGGATCATTGTTGAAGGACCTGGTCAATGTAGAGAGGCTTCTCAAGGACGTGGACATGCTCTCTGGCCTGGCTCGCCTGCTGCCCAAAGGAGCCTGTGCTGGTCGCTCTCCGACCTCCCCCCCGAATATGACCTGGCCCCTTAACTCCACCACCTGGGGCCCCAATGCCACTGACATCcccagagaggagggggagaaaggaTCCGAGGGAGGGGGAAGAGCCAGAGAAgggaaagaggaggcagagaatcCTCATTCTCAGTTTTCAGCATTTGTACAACTGTGGGCTGGACTGCAGCCAATTCTGTGTGGGAACAACAG GATCATTGAGCCAGAGGCTTTGAAGCAGGGCAACATGAGTTCTTTGGGATTCACCAGCAAAGAGCAAAGGAATCTGGGCTTACTGGTTCATTTGATGACTACAAATCCCAAGATCCTCTACTCCCCCATCGGCTCTCAGGTGGATAAAGTGATTCAGAAG GcaaatgaaacatttgcatttgttggGAATGTGACGCACTACACCCGGGTGTGGCTGAACATCTCCGCCCAGCTCAGGACCTTTCTGGAGGAGGGTCGTCTGCACAGTCACCTGGTGTGGCTGCATCAG CTGTCCTCAGAGCTCCAGCTGCACCCGGAGCTGTTGAATGGCACAGACAGTGAACTGATGCAGAGTCTGATTGAAGGGAACTACAGTCTTCCTAATACCTCCACcctgctggagcagctggacACCATCGACAACGCTGCCTGTGGCTGGACAAACTTTATGTCTAAG GTCAGCGTGGATGTCTTCAAGGGCTTTCCAGATGAGGACAGCATCGTCAACTACACCCTGAACCAGGCCTACCAGGACAACGTGTCTGTGTTTGCCA gtgTGATTTTCCAGACAAACAAAGATGGCTCGCTGCCCCCTCATGTTTTGTACAAAATCAGACAGAACTCCAGCTTTACAGAAAAGACCAATGAAATCAGACGGGCCTACTGGCGTCCCGGGCCCAACACTGGGGGGAAATTCTATTTTCTCTACGGTTTTGTTTGGATCCAAG ataTGATAGAGAGAGCCATCATCAACACATTTGTGGGCCATGATGTGGTGGAGCCTGGCAACTATGTTCAGATGTTCCCCTACCCATGTTACACCAGAGACGA ttttctgtttgtgattGAGCACATGATGCCTCTGTGCATGGTGATCTCCTGGGTTTACTCAGTAGCCATGATGATTCAGCATATTGTGGCTGAGAAGGAGCACCGGCTCAAAGAG gtgatgaagatgatgggtCTGAACAACGCAGTCCACTGGGTGGCTTGGTTCATCACCGGCTTTGTCCAGCTGTCCATCTCTGTCACTGCTCTGACAGCCATCTTGAAGTATGGCCGGGTGTTGCTCCACAGTAACCCCTTCATCATCTGGCTCTTCCTCACTATCTACGCTGTGGCCACTATCATGTTCTG ttttttgGTATCAGTAATCTACTCTAAGGCCAAGCTGGCTTCAGCCTGCGGAGGAATCATCTACTTCCTCAGCTATGTGCCCTACATGTATGTGGCCATTAGGGAGGAGGTGGCCCATGATAAGATCACTGCCTTTGAGAAGTGCATCGCT TCTCTGATGTCCACCACAGCCTTTGGTCTTGGCTCCAAGTATTTTGCACTATATGAGGTAGCAGGTGTTGGCATCCAGTGGCGGACCATTAGCCAGTCACCAGTAGAAGGCGATGACTTTAACCTGGGTCTGTCCATGATGATGCTCATCATCGATGCCAGTGTGTATGGTGTTCTAACCTGGTACATTGAGGCTGTCCATCCAG GAATGTATGGGCTGCCCCGCCCATGGTACTTCCCCCTGCAGAGGTCCTATTGGTCAGGCAGTGGCCGCGTTGAGACCTGGGATTGGCCATGGTGTGGAGGGGGGGCTGCCAGGCTCAGTGTGATGGAGGAGGACCAGGCTTGTGCGATGGACCAGCGGAGAACTG AGGAGATGCGGGGCATAGAGGAGGAGCCGAGCCACCTGCCCTTGGTGGTGTGCATAGACAAACTCACCAAGGTTTACAAGACCGGCAACAAACTGGCCCTGAACAAACTCAGCCTCAACCTCCATGAAAACCAGGTGGTCTCCTTCCTGGGACACAATGGTGCTGGCAAGACCACAACCAT GTCCATCCTTACAGGCTTGTTCCCGCCCACTTCTGGCTCTGCAACGATATATGGTCATGACATCCGCACGGAGATGGAGCGTATTCGCCAGAACCTGGGCATGTGTCCGCAGCACAACGTCTTGTTTGACAAGCTGAGCGTGGAGGAGCACCTGTGGTTCTACTCCAGACTCAAAGGCATGGCTGAAGAAGACATACGCAAGGAGATGGACAA gATGATTGTCGACCTGGAGCTATCAAACAAGCGCCACAGCTTGGTGCAGACTTTGTCCGGTGGGATGAAGAGGAAGTTGTCTGTGGCCATTGCCTTCGTTGGCGGCTCCAGGGCCGTCATCCTGGACGAACCCACAGCGGGGGTGGACCCTTATGCCCGCAGGGCCATCTGGGACCTCATCCTCAAGTACAAACAGG GTCGCACAATTCTGCTGTCCACCCACCACATGGACGAGGCAGACCTTCTGGGAGACCGCATTGCCATCATCTCACATGGGAAGCTCAAGTGCTGCGGCTCACCGCTCTTCCTGAAGAGCACCTACGGAGACGGATACAAACTGACGCTGGTCAAAAAGCAGAGTGAAGGCCCAG GCCAGGGCAGCCAGCAGCTGCCTCCTTcgtctctgtctccgtcctcctctctgtcacctTGCTCAGAGGCCCGGGTCACCCAGTTTATTCGGCAGTTTGTTGCTTCCTGCCTGCTGGTGTCTGATTCCAACACTGAGCTGTCCTATGTACTGCCCTCCGAGGCTGTGAAGAAGGGCTGTTTCGAGAGGCTGTTCCAg GCTTTGGAGCAGAGTTTGGACAGCCTGGCCCTGACCAGTTTGGGGGTGATGGACACCACCCTGGAGGAGGTCTTCCTCAAAGTGTCTGAGGAGGACCAGTCTCTGGAAAACAGTGACGCTG ACATGAAGGGTTCCCCAGGGGGCAGCTCAGTGGGGAAATCCTCAGTGGGCTCAGGAGGCCTGGGGGGGACACAGGGTGAGACTGGACCCTCAGTGGAGAGTGTGAAGCCGGAGGTGGAGCTGAGTAACCTGGTGATGTGTTCCAAGCTGACCCAGAGCCAGTCATCTCTGAAATCCTCCTCGTCCATCGGCTCAGTGAGGGGGGATGAAGGAGGACTCTACGCAGACTTCTATGGAGACTACTGTCCGCTCTTTGAGAACAGCCAAGAGCCCGACTCTGCCAGTCTCAGGG GAGATGCAGAGAACCGTTCGTCCCCAGAGCCAGAAGTCCAGGAGGGGCAGGGCAGCTTCAAGTTGGAGGGTTGGTGGTTAAAGCTGAGTCAGTTTCATGGCCTGATTGTCAAGAGGTACCACTGTGCCAAGAGGAATACCAAGGGCCTCTTCTCTCAGATCATGCTGCCTGCTTTCTTCGTCTGTGTGGCCATGACTGTGGCCTTATCTGTGCCGGAGATTG GAGATCTGCCTCCACTGATCTTGTCCCCATCTCAGTATCATAACTATACCCAACCAAGAGGCAACTTTATTCCCCATGCCAATGAAGACAGACCCCAGTACAG GAGTAAGCTGTTTCCAGACGCCAGTCCACAGAAGATCATCAACACCCTCCATCTGCCCTCGGGCGTGGGAGCTACCTGCGTCCTCAAAACCCCCTTTAACAGCACCCTGGACCAGCTGGCCCAGACCCTCAACCCCAGCGCCAACAACTCCAAGACCCTGGCCGCCCGCTACTTTGACTCCATGTGTCTGGACTCCTTCACGCAGGGGGTCCCGCTCTCCAACTTTGtaccccctcctccttccccggCACCTTCAGATGACCCAGACCCTCGCTTCGAGGACGGACTGTGGAACTTCACCGTTGCCCCTCCAACCACAGTGCATG AGCCTGTGACATCCCCTCCCACCCTCCCATTATCCATCCATGAACCAGTGCGTTGCACCTGCTCCATGCAGGGCACAGGCTTCTCTTGCCCCAGTGGGGTGGGAGGACGGCCCCCCCTCATGAAGGTGGTGACAGGGGACATCCTGGTGGACATCACAGGCCGCAACGTCTCTGAGTATCTGCTCTTCACGTCGGACAGACTGCGCCTGCACAG ATATGGTGGTTTAACAGTGGGGAACATCCAGAAATCAATCCCAGCATCCTTTGGGGTGAAGATACCTCCAATGGTTCGCAAGATAGCAGTCCGCAGATCAGCTCAG GTTCTTTACAACAACAAAGGTTACCACAGCATGCCCACGTATCTGAACGTCCTCAACAACGCCATCCTACGCGCCAACCTACCGGCATCCAAGGGCAACCCATCTGCCTATG GTATCACCCTGACAAACCACCCAATGAATCGAACCAGTGCCAGCCTGTCTTTGGACTACTT GCTGCAGGGGACTGATGTGGTGATCGCTATCTTCATCATTGTGGCCATGTCTTTTGTGCCAGCCAGCTTTGTGGTTTTCCTGGTCGCAGAGAAATCCACAAAGGCCAAACACCTGCAGTTTGTCAGTGGCTGTGACCCTGTCATCTACTGGCTGGCTAACTACATATGGGACATG CTGAATTACCTGGTACCTGCCACATGCTGCGTTATCATTCTGTTTGTGTTCGACCTGCCAGCCTACACCTCGCCGACTAACTTCCCTGCagtcctctccctctttctacTCTATGG GTGGTCCATCACTCCCATCATGTACCCAGCATCCTTCTGGTTCGAGGTTCCCAGCACAGCCTATGTGTTCCTCATAGTCATCAATCTCTTCATAGGCATCACTGCAACTGTTGccaccttcctcctccagctctttgaGCATGACAAG GATCTGAAAAAAGTTAACAGTTACCTGAAGACCTGTTTTCTCATCTTCCCCAACTACAACCTTGGCCATGGCCTGATGGAGATGGCTTACAACGAGTACATCAACGAATACTACGCTAAAATAG GCCAGTTTGACAAGATGAAGTCACCGTTCGAGTGGGACATTGTGACTAGAGGTCTCGTTGCCATGACGATTGAAGGCTTTGTTGGCTTCCTTATCACCATCCTCTGCCAGTACAACTTCCTCAGAAAACCCCc gaGGGTGCCAGTCAGCTGTCAGCCTATTGACGATGATGATGTAGACGTGGCCTGTGAGAGACGAAGAGTGCTTCGAGGAGATGCCGATAACGACATGCTGAAGATTGAGAACCTGACGAAG GTGTATAAATCCAGGAAGATGGGTCGTATCCTGGCAGTGGACCGGCTGTGTCTGGGCGTCCGGCCTGGAGAGTGCTTTGGACTGCTGGGTGTGAACGGAGCCGGGAAGACCACCACGTTCAAGATGCTGACGGGAGATGAGTGCACCACTGGAGGGGAGGCATTCATCAACGGAAACAG tatcCTGAGGGACCTGTTACATGTGCAGCAGAGTGTTGGCTACTGTCCACAGTTTGATGCCCTGTTTGATGACCTGACAGCCAGGGAACATCTGGAGCTCTACACTCGGCTTCGTGGCATTCCCTGGAAGGACCAGGATAGG GTGGTGCAGTGGGCATTAGAAAAGTTGGAGCTGTCAAAATACGCAGACAAGCCTGCCTGTACTTACAGTGGAGGAAACAAACGCAAGCTTTCCACTGCCATTGCTCTGATTGGATACCCCTCACTCATCTTCCTG GATGAGCCCACAACTGGGATGGACCCAAAGGCCCGAAGGTTCCTCTGGAATTTAATCCTGGACATCATCAAGAGCGGACGCTCAGTAGTGCTGACgtcacacag TATGGAGGAGTGTGAGGCTTTGTGCACCAGACTGGGTATTATGGTGAATGGCAGGTTTAAATGCCTGGGCAGCATCCAGCACCTCAAGAACAG GTTTGGTGATGGTTACATGATCACAGTGAGGACCAAGAGCAGCTCCAGCGTGAAGGAGGTGGTTCGATTCTTCAACAGAAACTTCCCTGAGGCTGTGCTGAAG GAGCGTCACCACACCAAGGTCCAGTACCAGCTGAAGTCGGAGTGGATCTCTCTGGCTCAAGTCTTCAGTAAGATGGAGCaggtggtggaggtgctggGTATCGAGGACTACTCTGTCAGTCAGACCACTCTGGATAAT GTGTTTGTCAACTTTGCAAAGAAGCAGAGTGACAACttagagcagcaggaggtgcTGCCCCCGGGTGGTGCACAGTCACCCCTGCAGCACATCTTAAACCTGCTGAAGTCTCGGCCGGCCAACACAGAGCTCAATGCTCTGATCAGCGAGGCGccggaggagctggagagcgACGATGATGAAGGACTGATCAGCTTTGAAGAGGAAAGG